One window of Mucilaginibacter inviolabilis genomic DNA carries:
- a CDS encoding SusC/RagA family TonB-linked outer membrane protein yields the protein MKIRLIQNIIKFLFRIFSFPKNSACKKVNMASAITLLLAFFLINNAFGQAMISGRITSTKGELLPGVNVRVKGTTNGTTSDTSGMYHVKVTGNDNLLIFTYIGYKSQQIKVGSSKTLDVILDPVGQALAEVVITSGLATNVKRSNAANAVTSLSAARLTGTVTPSTLDGAFSGKIVGATITQMSGAPGGGVSMQLRGISSITGSSQPLFIMDGVILNNSSFDAGRGTNAFTGANSISKGQDNLANRLADINAEDIESVEVLKGSSAAAIYGTLANAGVVIITTKKGFNGPTKISFSQDVAAISATKLLNYGSWDVAKIKAFYSDTAQQNSEIAAYLKAKAAGQIYNYPKEIYGRTALGTYSQLGLSGGSANTRFYISGGYNNEDGITKNTGFKRATLRANINHTINDRWDLQFNSNYINNVTNRGWENNDNNGVDIGTNLTSLPAYAQIHRNADGTYPVNPYYAENPFHVIDDFINKETTNRFIESFATNYTLIKKDHHHLKASFQGGIDYLLTEAELYAPDDAQSQVNAISGYPGASRFTNDRNINTNFQLALVNSLYGTDFTNTTSAGLVRFNQNLAINAVQGEGLETGQINPVNAAVRSNYSYFQQLINTGAFLQHEVNWKDRIIATAALRVDKNTTNTAYNTFYPFPKGALAANISKFDFWNVNAINQFKIRVAYGQTGGPAAFGSNFSQLNPTVYQNQLGVTAPITLGNDKVKYEIASEIEYGADLGFFHNLITLELTLYNKKVKNLLQPFTLAPSVGYSSITGYPIGDLQNKGLELSLSATPVNHPNFKWTTILNYWYNRSLITRLIIPPSAAGPNLGALYGFNELRVGQSPTEFVGTPVKPDGTLTKYGDAQPKFQLTSYNKIDFLKNFELSFLLHWSYKSYVSNFTRFQQDEGGQSADWMVPTHFDASGNRIPGPAIPTGLARQIGLTAGYFIEPASYLKLREIALNYTVDKYQLQRMFGNFIKGMRLGVSGNNLLTITKYTGLDPEVSAFGQTSVGSNYDIVSAPYTKRVLFHLGVDF from the coding sequence ATGAAAATACGTCTAATTCAAAATATTATAAAATTTCTATTCCGGATATTTTCCTTCCCCAAAAACAGCGCTTGTAAAAAGGTCAACATGGCCAGCGCAATAACATTACTTTTGGCTTTCTTTTTAATAAACAATGCTTTTGGCCAGGCGATGATCAGTGGCCGGATAACTTCTACCAAAGGAGAGTTACTGCCGGGCGTAAACGTGCGGGTCAAGGGTACCACAAACGGCACAACTTCTGACACCTCCGGAATGTACCACGTCAAAGTAACTGGCAATGACAATTTGCTGATTTTTACCTATATCGGCTACAAAAGTCAGCAGATCAAAGTAGGCTCTTCTAAAACTTTGGACGTTATTCTTGATCCTGTAGGCCAGGCATTGGCAGAAGTAGTTATCACCTCGGGCCTGGCTACCAATGTTAAAAGGAGTAATGCGGCGAATGCGGTCACGTCACTTTCCGCCGCGCGCCTTACCGGAACCGTCACGCCCTCGACGCTGGATGGAGCATTCAGCGGTAAGATTGTTGGGGCCACGATTACGCAAATGAGCGGTGCGCCCGGCGGCGGTGTTTCGATGCAGTTAAGGGGAATTTCATCCATTACCGGCAGTTCTCAGCCGTTGTTTATCATGGACGGGGTCATTCTTAATAATTCAAGTTTTGATGCAGGTCGGGGAACGAACGCTTTTACCGGGGCAAACAGCATTTCCAAGGGTCAGGATAATCTGGCAAACCGTTTGGCAGATATTAATGCAGAAGATATTGAGTCTGTGGAAGTTTTGAAAGGGTCAAGTGCGGCTGCTATTTACGGCACACTGGCAAATGCCGGTGTGGTGATTATTACCACAAAAAAAGGATTCAATGGCCCAACAAAGATCAGTTTTAGCCAGGATGTGGCAGCTATTTCTGCTACAAAACTATTAAATTACGGTAGCTGGGATGTGGCCAAAATAAAGGCATTTTACAGCGATACGGCACAACAGAACTCTGAAATTGCTGCCTATCTAAAGGCAAAAGCTGCAGGTCAGATCTATAATTACCCCAAAGAAATCTACGGGCGCACCGCCCTGGGTACTTATAGCCAGTTGGGTTTAAGCGGAGGCTCTGCCAATACGCGATTTTATATTTCAGGAGGCTACAACAACGAAGACGGGATTACCAAAAATACAGGTTTCAAAAGGGCTACACTACGAGCCAACATCAACCATACTATCAACGATCGCTGGGATCTGCAGTTTAACTCCAACTACATCAATAATGTCACCAACAGGGGCTGGGAAAACAATGATAATAATGGTGTTGACATCGGCACCAACCTGACATCGTTGCCCGCCTATGCACAGATACATCGCAATGCAGATGGAACTTACCCGGTAAATCCATATTACGCGGAAAATCCGTTTCACGTTATTGACGACTTTATCAACAAGGAAACGACCAACCGTTTCATCGAGTCTTTTGCCACTAATTATACCCTCATTAAGAAGGATCACCATCATCTCAAAGCAAGTTTTCAGGGCGGGATCGATTACCTGTTGACAGAGGCAGAATTATATGCGCCTGATGATGCACAATCTCAGGTTAATGCGATCAGCGGCTATCCGGGTGCATCCCGTTTTACCAACGACAGAAATATCAATACCAACTTTCAACTGGCATTGGTGAATTCTCTTTATGGTACTGACTTTACCAATACCACCTCTGCCGGCCTGGTTCGTTTTAACCAGAATCTGGCTATTAACGCAGTACAAGGCGAGGGGCTGGAAACCGGACAAATCAACCCGGTAAATGCTGCGGTTCGTTCCAACTATAGCTATTTTCAGCAATTGATCAATACAGGCGCTTTCTTGCAGCATGAGGTAAACTGGAAAGACCGCATCATTGCAACCGCCGCGTTGCGGGTGGATAAAAATACAACTAACACTGCATACAATACTTTTTATCCCTTTCCAAAAGGTGCCTTGGCTGCAAATATTTCGAAATTTGATTTCTGGAACGTTAATGCGATCAACCAGTTCAAAATTCGGGTGGCCTACGGGCAAACCGGCGGACCGGCTGCATTTGGTAGTAATTTCAGTCAATTAAATCCAACGGTTTACCAAAACCAACTGGGGGTTACCGCACCAATTACCTTGGGTAATGATAAGGTTAAATATGAGATTGCCAGCGAAATAGAATATGGCGCAGATCTCGGTTTTTTCCATAACCTGATCACACTTGAACTGACCCTATATAATAAAAAGGTGAAGAATTTATTACAGCCTTTTACCCTGGCGCCTTCTGTGGGCTATTCCAGCATTACGGGTTACCCTATTGGAGATCTGCAAAATAAAGGCCTTGAATTGTCCTTAAGTGCAACACCAGTCAATCATCCGAACTTTAAATGGACCACCATATTGAATTACTGGTATAACCGCAGCCTGATCACCCGGCTAATCATTCCACCTTCTGCTGCGGGACCAAATCTGGGTGCGCTTTATGGATTTAATGAATTGCGTGTTGGACAATCTCCGACCGAATTCGTGGGAACCCCTGTAAAACCGGATGGTACCCTGACCAAATATGGTGATGCACAACCCAAATTTCAATTGACGAGTTATAATAAAATAGATTTTTTAAAAAACTTCGAATTGTCATTTCTGCTGCACTGGAGTTATAAAAGCTATGTAAGTAATTTCACCAGGTTCCAACAGGACGAAGGTGGGCAAAGCGCGGACTGGATGGTTCCGACACATTTCGATGCCTCTGGAAACAGGATTCCCGGACCTGCAATACCTACCGGCCTTGCCAGACAAATAGGGCTGACAGCCGGATATTTTATCGAACCCGCCAGTTATCTGAAGTTGAGGGAGATCGCATTGAACTATACGGTTGACAAATATCAGCTGCAAAGAATGTTTGGCAACTTTATCAAAGGAATGCGCCTCGGCGTTTCCGGAAATAACCTGCTCACCATTACCAAATATACGGGTCTGGACCCTGAAGTATCTGCCTTTGGTCAAACCTCGGTAGGGAGTAATTATGATATTGTCAGCGCTCCCTATACCAAACGGGTATTGTTCCACCTCGGTGTAGATTTCTGA
- a CDS encoding PKD domain-containing protein: MKKSLFYFFTSVFLFSQFIVSAQSQVSVNPLTGTGNVVIPVYTISSGQVSLPISLVYNATGVKPKDVESSAGMNWTLQAGGQISRQLRGLPDDVTQDNSGISSLGWLSSSNTAPAKINAFSIANDNNTATCSDEITDINYINANFNYTTDTEPDVFNVNAPGLSCQFIFDGNHQIRLLSYQDLKITYTQNSGTGNLGGAITSFTIINDKGITYTFASPDKITQTTVLPTGSTTPPVYLKTTYYQYQHGIDFYDNWHLTSIKDANGNAITLGYGGGTPRGSTDPVTLYIAGSTTGSVQYLTQQTINLQTVYSISGGGDNLALSWDTYVIGNGGTNIPYVTNITGAGRNFKFDYSPVVFIKQDNTGYYRNFLRDFKDIGCNSPVNYKFSYYGETNSTGNIFNYQTTLPDSSTNRYDYWGYYNTNNSTSPIPFVYVNPANTAYPRYTNYTYPNAAGPDYTNFVGVTGKYVDPTTITTGSLATIINAQGGTTTLTYEPNDYLDIPSNTISYGNGIRVKKITDNDGISTAHDMVRNYGYLNPVTGKSSGKAVTLPVFAFTIPYTGTATGNTLWNNATAISITDLSNDDHTVMYGYVKESRTGAGSTLYQYYVPATEWDNSAIPGCGSCTTAEWSPTITNMARPTCASYGPIKNDIYTYPFPPAANYDMERGLIQKVINYNETGTEVSETNYAYQRTGAPLTVTAFKFDDNNGVKAYAKYNIYAATSELISTQTQKVFDSPTLSQARQSSVSYTYAGTGHKLPTQTQVTNSDNSILTTQIKYTKDYATATSGGDAPTAAIYHLQQLNINTPVETYQQVQRGGITNTISGALTKFGTFTSGANTFYLPAQSLKLIAPDGITNFQPSTIASGIFSWDNRYFAAANYTAYDGAGVLQTADDAHQHVNGVIATYGTHQPLVTIKNAAAAEVSFNDFDNAFDNSHAFTVAGNPDGGFSPNGSHSAKSIGLGTSQWLNAQTSKNVQANNYVFSVWLNTAAAGNVVIALTTTGSQTYTYTEPVAGNNTWTYYEWKIPVNNMTPSFTTKVSCSVNVSVDDVLFYPENATVNTMNYDVTTHYKIAATNTNGVSVYYSNDQWGRTLYSFDQDRNILQKNLYILSTDIQNFSSAFTVSTTGNIYNTTPVVFTNSAVDGCYGSGVNYQWNFGDGTAPFNTTQAGTVTHTYSALVSTATNYTVTLTVSSPYYGQKTTTQTVTVLPPPPVNLTYSTNTTGGGISSVTLSNSSNTYTFNTGQLNGASIAAGTYNVTIYTVGGLYNPDTGKGWKYVGYIDQNNTSNGGCFTYSSAGNSTGYSFSFNFIAGHTINFKTDNTSCTYGQ; encoded by the coding sequence ATGAAAAAAAGTTTATTTTACTTTTTTACTTCCGTTTTCTTATTTAGCCAATTCATCGTCTCCGCACAAAGCCAGGTAAGCGTTAATCCGCTAACCGGAACGGGTAATGTAGTTATCCCTGTCTACACGATCAGCAGCGGACAGGTCTCCTTACCGATCAGCCTGGTATATAATGCAACCGGTGTAAAACCCAAGGACGTAGAAAGCTCGGCTGGCATGAATTGGACCTTACAGGCCGGAGGGCAGATCAGCCGGCAATTGAGAGGGCTCCCCGATGACGTAACCCAGGATAATAGCGGTATTAGCTCCCTAGGATGGTTGAGCAGCAGCAATACGGCCCCGGCTAAGATCAATGCTTTTTCCATAGCTAATGATAATAATACCGCCACCTGCTCCGATGAGATCACTGATATCAACTATATCAATGCCAATTTTAATTATACTACGGATACCGAACCGGATGTTTTTAATGTCAATGCGCCTGGGTTATCTTGTCAGTTTATATTTGACGGCAACCATCAAATCCGTTTGCTTTCCTATCAGGACCTGAAAATTACCTATACGCAGAATAGCGGAACCGGTAACCTGGGGGGCGCTATAACTTCGTTCACAATCATTAATGATAAAGGTATAACCTATACTTTTGCCAGCCCGGACAAGATCACACAAACGACCGTTCTGCCAACAGGCTCTACTACCCCTCCTGTCTATTTAAAGACCACCTATTATCAATACCAGCATGGTATTGATTTTTATGATAATTGGCACCTGACCAGTATAAAGGATGCCAATGGTAATGCCATAACTTTAGGATATGGCGGGGGAACTCCCAGGGGAAGCACTGATCCGGTTACCCTCTATATTGCAGGATCTACCACTGGTTCCGTTCAGTATTTAACGCAACAAACTATAAATCTTCAAACGGTCTATTCCATAAGCGGGGGTGGTGATAACCTTGCTTTAAGTTGGGACACCTATGTAATTGGAAATGGTGGAACGAATATTCCCTATGTGACCAATATCACTGGTGCAGGCCGGAATTTCAAGTTCGACTACAGTCCGGTCGTTTTTATAAAACAGGATAACACCGGTTATTACCGAAATTTCCTGCGCGATTTTAAAGATATCGGCTGCAATTCACCGGTCAATTATAAGTTCAGCTATTATGGAGAGACCAATTCCACGGGAAATATTTTCAATTATCAGACCACACTGCCTGATTCATCGACAAACCGTTACGACTATTGGGGTTATTATAATACGAATAACTCGACGTCACCGATCCCGTTTGTGTATGTTAATCCCGCCAATACGGCTTACCCGAGATATACCAACTATACTTACCCCAACGCAGCAGGACCTGATTATACCAACTTTGTCGGCGTCACCGGAAAATATGTGGACCCGACTACAATAACGACGGGTTCTTTGGCTACCATTATCAATGCACAGGGAGGAACCACCACTTTGACATATGAACCCAATGATTATCTGGACATACCCTCCAATACAATTTCCTATGGGAATGGCATCCGGGTAAAAAAAATCACCGATAATGATGGTATAAGTACAGCGCATGATATGGTACGCAATTACGGTTATTTAAACCCGGTCACAGGTAAATCCAGCGGGAAAGCCGTTACTTTACCCGTTTTTGCCTTCACAATTCCCTATACCGGTACAGCGACAGGCAATACTTTATGGAATAATGCAACGGCCATTTCAATAACTGATCTGTCCAATGATGACCACACCGTCATGTATGGTTACGTCAAAGAAAGCAGGACAGGTGCCGGTTCCACCCTTTATCAATATTATGTTCCGGCCACAGAATGGGATAACAGTGCAATCCCGGGATGTGGCTCCTGTACTACGGCAGAATGGAGCCCGACTATAACCAATATGGCCAGACCCACCTGTGCGTCCTATGGGCCCATAAAAAACGATATTTATACTTATCCCTTTCCGCCTGCTGCCAACTATGATATGGAAAGGGGGCTGATACAAAAAGTGATCAATTATAACGAGACCGGAACAGAGGTAAGTGAAACAAATTACGCCTACCAGCGTACAGGGGCACCTTTAACGGTTACAGCTTTTAAATTCGATGACAATAACGGGGTGAAAGCTTATGCGAAATACAATATCTACGCGGCAACAAGCGAACTGATCAGTACCCAAACCCAAAAAGTGTTTGATTCGCCCACACTTAGCCAGGCAAGGCAGAGTTCGGTGAGCTATACTTATGCCGGAACCGGCCATAAGCTGCCCACCCAGACGCAGGTGACCAACAGCGACAACAGCATCCTGACCACACAGATCAAATATACCAAAGACTACGCAACGGCTACTTCAGGCGGTGATGCCCCGACTGCCGCTATCTATCACTTACAGCAATTAAACATCAATACGCCGGTTGAGACCTACCAGCAGGTGCAGCGTGGTGGGATTACCAATACCATCAGTGGAGCGCTCACCAAATTCGGTACGTTCACCTCAGGTGCCAATACATTTTACCTGCCGGCCCAATCTCTCAAATTGATTGCGCCCGACGGTATTACTAATTTTCAGCCATCTACTATCGCGTCAGGTATTTTCAGCTGGGATAACCGGTACTTTGCAGCAGCCAATTATACTGCATACGATGGCGCTGGTGTATTGCAAACCGCAGATGATGCCCATCAGCATGTTAATGGAGTTATTGCAACATATGGTACTCATCAGCCTTTGGTGACTATTAAAAATGCGGCTGCTGCCGAGGTCAGCTTTAACGATTTTGATAACGCTTTTGATAATAGTCATGCATTTACCGTTGCGGGTAACCCTGACGGTGGTTTCTCTCCTAATGGCAGCCATAGTGCAAAATCCATTGGCTTGGGTACATCCCAATGGCTCAATGCCCAGACTTCTAAAAATGTCCAGGCCAATAATTATGTTTTTTCAGTATGGTTAAATACAGCGGCCGCTGGTAATGTGGTGATCGCGCTGACTACCACCGGCAGCCAAACCTACACTTATACTGAGCCGGTGGCCGGAAATAATACCTGGACCTATTATGAGTGGAAAATACCGGTTAATAATATGACACCGAGCTTTACTACAAAGGTTAGCTGTTCGGTAAATGTTTCCGTGGATGATGTGCTTTTTTACCCCGAAAATGCGACGGTGAATACCATGAATTATGATGTCACCACGCACTATAAGATTGCAGCAACCAACACCAATGGCGTATCTGTGTATTACTCCAATGACCAATGGGGCAGGACATTATATAGTTTTGATCAGGACAGGAATATCTTGCAAAAGAATTTGTACATTTTATCGACTGACATACAAAATTTCAGTTCTGCATTTACGGTAAGCACCACCGGTAATATTTATAATACCACGCCGGTTGTTTTTACCAATAGCGCTGTTGATGGCTGCTATGGTAGCGGCGTGAATTACCAATGGAACTTTGGGGATGGGACAGCACCGTTCAATACGACCCAGGCGGGTACGGTGACCCATACTTATTCTGCGCTGGTAAGCACTGCCACGAACTATACCGTTACCCTAACTGTTAGTTCACCTTATTATGGTCAAAAAACAACAACCCAAACCGTTACCGTGTTGCCGCCACCTCCTGTTAACTTAACCTATTCCACCAATACAACCGGTGGGGGTATCAGTAGTGTTACGCTAAGCAACAGCTCTAATACTTACACTTTTAATACAGGCCAGTTGAACGGGGCTAGCATTGCCGCGGGTACTTACAATGTAACGATATACACAGTGGGTGGATTATACAACCCGGACACGGGAAAAGGGTGGAAATATGTGGGCTATATAGACCAAAACAATACGAGCAATGGCGGTTGCTTTACTTACAGCAGTGCAGGGAATTCAACGGGTTATAGTTTTTCTTTCAATTTTATTGCCGGTCACACCATCAATTTCAAAACGGATAATACCAGTTGTACCTACGGACAATAA
- a CDS encoding RagB/SusD family nutrient uptake outer membrane protein: protein MTPIKNKLVAATCIMWLLTIFACNKVFNNPEIPNPNGAELSTVLKNATRGQITQLAIGTFSAMRTGYNTNPGNGTSSYESYCKVAGTLGREVYVINESETRWVNELAGLNGALDPGAFYNGYYFSFSSARQTAAILKQSALNTNSINAQEKLGVEGFSNTVIAFEMLHILNMQGKNGIRTDLSDYLNPGPFVSYAAGLTSIKALLDTAANQLKQAGNAFMFNAPSGFAGFDTPLTFLQFNRAVAARVDIYQQNWQIALDDLNASFFKIDGPLTTGPVFNWGVAPDALNPLYQPLNNAVTVVANNAFVADAEPGDARLNKVALRSSAANLVGISGSYDVALYPTNLTPISIIRNEELILIYAECMIQLGQYQNAVNALNIVRTQAGSRPVYTGVLTKEALIDELLKQRRYSLFYEGHRWIDMRRYGRLNQLPLDQKRQTIFDAMPRPLAEVNWGK, encoded by the coding sequence ATGACACCAATTAAAAACAAACTTGTCGCTGCTACCTGTATCATGTGGCTACTGACGATATTCGCCTGTAATAAAGTTTTCAATAACCCGGAGATTCCTAATCCAAACGGTGCCGAACTTTCAACCGTGCTGAAAAACGCGACTCGTGGTCAAATTACACAATTAGCTATCGGCACTTTTTCTGCCATGAGAACCGGGTACAATACAAATCCAGGTAACGGAACGAGCAGTTACGAATCTTACTGCAAGGTTGCCGGGACACTTGGACGTGAAGTCTATGTGATCAATGAATCGGAAACCAGGTGGGTAAATGAGTTGGCCGGTCTTAACGGTGCGCTTGACCCCGGGGCATTTTATAATGGTTATTATTTTTCGTTCAGCAGTGCCCGCCAGACGGCAGCTATTCTGAAACAGTCAGCGCTTAACACCAATTCGATAAATGCGCAGGAAAAACTGGGTGTGGAAGGATTCTCCAATACCGTTATTGCCTTTGAAATGCTCCATATTCTCAATATGCAGGGCAAAAATGGCATCCGTACGGACCTCTCTGATTATTTAAATCCAGGACCATTTGTGTCCTATGCGGCAGGCCTTACATCGATTAAGGCTTTACTTGATACAGCAGCCAATCAACTCAAACAAGCAGGAAATGCTTTTATGTTCAATGCGCCTTCTGGTTTTGCTGGATTTGATACGCCCCTTACTTTTCTTCAGTTCAACCGGGCAGTTGCAGCCCGCGTGGATATCTACCAGCAGAACTGGCAAATTGCACTGGATGATTTGAATGCTTCCTTTTTCAAAATCGACGGCCCCTTAACAACAGGGCCTGTATTTAACTGGGGTGTGGCACCGGATGCGCTCAATCCTTTGTATCAGCCTCTTAACAATGCGGTTACCGTAGTGGCGAACAATGCTTTTGTTGCGGATGCCGAACCCGGCGATGCCCGGTTGAATAAAGTAGCATTACGTAGCTCAGCCGCAAATCTGGTTGGTATTTCGGGTTCATATGATGTCGCCCTTTATCCAACTAATTTGACACCTATATCGATCATTCGAAATGAGGAATTAATCCTTATCTATGCAGAATGTATGATACAGCTGGGGCAATATCAAAACGCGGTAAATGCCCTAAATATCGTCCGCACTCAGGCGGGGAGCCGGCCGGTTTATACCGGAGTGCTTACTAAAGAGGCTTTGATTGACGAATTATTAAAACAGCGCAGGTATAGTCTTTTTTATGAAGGACACCGCTGGATAGATATGCGCCGTTATGGCCGTCTGAACCAATTGCCGCTTGACCAGAAAAGGCAAACCATTTTCGATGCGATGCCGAGACCACTTGCAGAGGTGAATTGGGGTAAATAA